In one Zalophus californianus isolate mZalCal1 chromosome 10, mZalCal1.pri.v2, whole genome shotgun sequence genomic region, the following are encoded:
- the CHI3L1 gene encoding LOW QUALITY PROTEIN: chitinase-3-like protein 1 (The sequence of the model RefSeq protein was modified relative to this genomic sequence to represent the inferred CDS: substituted 1 base at 1 genomic stop codon), which produces MELRVPRTGFVVLVLLQSYSAYKLVCYYTSWSRYRDSFGSCFPDAIDPFLCTHIIYSFANISNNEIDTWEWNDVTLYNTLSMLTNRNPNLKTLLSVGGWNFGSQRFSKIASKTWSLRTFIKSVPPFLRTHGFDGLDLAWLYPDRRDKHYFTRLVKKMKAEFAREAQEGTRQQLLLSAAVSAGKVTIDSGYDITQISQHLDFISLMSYDFHGAWRQTTGHHSPLFXGQEDASSDRFNNADYAVSYMLRLGARANKLVMGIPAFGRSFTLASSKTRVGAPISGPGLPGRFTKEEGILAYYEICDFLHFTTVHRLTGQQVSYATKGNQWVGYDDKESVKNKVQYLRNKQLAGIMVWALDLDDFRGAFCSGGVRFPLTTAIKEALRAA; this is translated from the exons ATGGAGCTGAGGGTGCCTCGGACAG GCTTCGTGGTCCTGGTGCTGCTCCAGAGCT ATTCTGCCTACAAACTGGTCTGCTACTACACCAGCTGGTCCCGGTACCGGGACAGTTTTGGGAGCTGCTTCCCAGATGCCATCGACCCCTTCCTCTGCACCCACATCATCTACAGCTTCGCCAACATAAGCAACAATGAGATTGACACCTGGGAGTGGAATGATGTCACCCTCTATAACACACTGAGCATGCTCACGAACAG GAACCCCAACCTGAAGACCCTCCTCTCTGTTGGAGGATGGAACTTTGGTTCTCAAAG ATTTTCCAAAATAGCCTCCAAGACCTGGAGTCTCAGGACTTTCATCAAGTCGGTGCCACCATTTCTGCGAACCCACGGCTTCGACGGGCTCGACTTGGCCTGGCTCTACCCTGACCGGAGAGACAAGCACTACTTCACCAGGCTGGTCAAG AAAATGAAGGCTGAGTTTGCGAGGGAAGCCCAGGAGGGAACAAGACAGCAATTGCTTCTCAGCGCAGCAGTGTCAGCAGGGAAGGTGACCATCGACAGCGGCTATGACATCACCCAGATATCCCA ACACCTGGACTTCATCAGCCTCATGAGCTATGACTTTCACGGAGCCTGGCGTCAGACCACAGGACATCACAGCCCCCTGTTCTGAGGCCAGGAGGATGCGAGTTCTGACAGATTCAACAACGCT GACTATGCCGTGAGCTATATGTTGAGGCTGGGAGCCCGAGCCAATAAACTGGTGATGGGCATCCCTGCCTTTGGGAGGAGCTTCACTCTGGCTTCCTCCAAGACCCGTGTGGGAGCCCCGATCTCAGGGCCCGGATTACCAGGCCGGTTCACCAAGGAGGAAGGGATCCTGGCCTACTATGAG ATCTGTGACTTCCTCCACTTCACCACGGTCCATAGACTCACTGGCCAGCAGGTCTCCTATGCCACCAAGGGCAACCAGTGGGTGGGGTACGATGACAAGGAGAGCGTCAAAAACAAG GTGCAGTACCTGAGAAACAAGCAGCTGGCCGGCATCATGGTGTGGGCTCTGGACTTGGATGACTTCCGGGGTGCCTTCTGCAGCGGGGGTGTGCGCTTCCCTCTCACCACTGCCATCAAGGAGGCGCTCCGCGCGGCTTAG